From Campylobacter pinnipediorum subsp. caledonicus:
TACAGGTAGCGAAAAAATAGTTGACAGTGCTGGTAGAGTTGAGAAATTTAAGAAAAAATACGCATTAAAATAATAACTTGATATATTTTATTCCTACTCCGATAGGAAATTTAAAAGACATATCGCTTCACGCACTAGATATTTTGCGTGAATGCGAGATTGTTTTATGTGAAGATACTAGAGTAACCAAATCATTATTTACTCTTTTAAATGATAGATTTAATGCAAATATAGATATTTCTAGTTTTATACCGTTTCACACCCATAATTGTTTTGATTTTTTGGATAAGGTTACTTTGGACTTTTTTTCCAAAAATATAGCTTATGTTAGTGATGCTGGAATGCCTTGTATAAGCGATCCCGGTGTTGAGCTTGTAAGATATGCGCTAAAAAACAATATAAATTATGAGGTTTTGAGCGGTTCAAATGCCTCCATACTTGCCATTGTTGCTAGTGGAATTCTTGAAAAAGAGTTTATTTTTTTGGGGTTTTTACCCAATAATGGCTCTGAAAGAAAGATAGCGATACAAAATGCGATGCATCTTCCTTATCCTGTAGTTTTGTATGAAAGCCCAAAAAGAATTCTTGAGTTGATACAAAATTTATCAAACATAGATCCCGAAAGAGAAATTTTTGTAATAAAAGAGGCTACAAAAAAATTTGAAACCAAGATAAAAGATAGTTCAATAAATTTAGTTGAAAAATTAAAAAATATTAACTTAAATGGCGAATGGTCAGTGGTTATAGATAAATCAAAAAATGTTCCATCTCAAAGCATAACGGTTGATGATATTTATTCGCTCGATATACCTCCTAAAAATAAAGCAAAGCTAATCAGTAAAATTACTGGTGAAGATGTAAAAAAAATATATAACAATATTATAAAATAAGTAAATTTTTACTTCTTTTTGGATACTATATATACCATGATAATTTACGGAAAACAACTATTTTTACATATTTTACAAAGACATCCAAAAAAACTTGAAGAGGTCTATCTAGCAAAAGATTGCGATAAGGCTTTATTTTCTCGTATTTGTGGAACTGGTGCGATCATTAAGCGCGTTGATAACCAAAAGGCTCAGGCTTTGGCTCATGGAGGAAACCATCAAGGTCTTTTAGCTAAGGTTAGTGAGTTTGAATTTACTAATCTAAATGAGTTTAAAAAAATGAACTTTATAGTTTTGCTTTATGGTGTTAGCGATGTTGGCAATATAGGCGCGATACTTAGAACTGCTTACGGACTTGGTTGCGATGGTGTGATACTTGTGTCAAAAAGCATAAATATAGAAGGCGTGCTGCGTAGCAGTAGTGGTGCAGCATATGAGATACCTATAGCCTTGTGTGATGATGGACTTAGCCTTATAAACGAATTAAAACAAATTGGCTTTTTTGTATATTCTACTGATAGTAATGGCAAAGATGTAAGAAAGGCCGAGTTTAGTAAAGAAAAAAAAGTTCTTATTATGGGAAGTGAGGGCGAAGGAATACCTCAAAAAGTTATTAAAAAAAGTGATGAGTGTATAGGTATAAAATTAAAAAATAACTTTGATTCTTTAAATGTAAGTGCCTCTTTTGCGATAATTTGTGATAGGATTATAAATGAATGATTTAAATATTTTAAAAGATGTTGGATTGAAAGAAGTTTCAAGGAAAACTTATATAGGAAGAGAATTTCTAGAACATATAGTAAATAAAGACTATGAAAAGCTAACTCATGTAAATGTCAATGGTTATATAAAAATTTTACAGCGTGAATATGGCATTGATCTTAGTGAGTGGATACAAGAGTATGAACAGTATTGTAAAGACAATAAAATAAATGAAGCCTTAAGAACAAAGGTTGACCCAAAGCTTAAATCATATACAGGTAGTGGTGTTGGTACAAATAATGTATCGGGTAGCTCTCTTGGGTGGCTCTTATGGCTTTTGATATTTATTGTTTTTATTGTGGCTTCCTATTTTTTAGACGCATACAAATATATAGAGTCTTTGCCTGATATTTTTGAGGATAAAAATAGAAGTGTCGTTTATTCTGATTCTAGTGTAGTGCAAGAGGTCTCTAAAAATATTAGTGTTACACAAGAAAATGTAAATATACCAGCTACAAATAAAAACAAAGAACAAAACATTAGTGTAGAAATTTCATTTGAACAACAAAATACGAAAGCTTTAAATGATATATCTTCTAATAGTACTGATAATAATTTAAGCAAAGAAGAGTTTGAAGATAATTTAAATCCAGAAGAAGTATTATCTAAAACTGATATGGCAACAGAAGAAATCAAAAACGAAAGCGATTTAAATGCTACGTTGGTATCTGAAACAAATGAAGATGGGCTAAAAAAAGAATACGAGATGGGAACTTTTCTTGCTAAAGGAAAAAATGGTTATATTGTTCCAAAAAGTAAAGTTTGGATAGGCGTTATTGACCTAAAAAATAAAACCAAAAAATCATCTACTGTATCTGAAAGATATGACTTGGATTTAACCGGAGAAAAACTAATAGTTTGCGGAAATGGAAATATTGCAATACATATTGATGATGAGCAAAAAACTTTTGATCCAGGTCGTGCTGCAAGATTTTTAATAAAAGATGGTGATATTAGATTTTTGACATATGATGAGTTTTTGAGCTTAAATGGCGGTAAATCGTGGTAAAAATTATTGCTTATTTAGCAATATGTATAAATATAATAATAGCAGATAGCTATATTAATTTAAATTTTACTACTGATAGTAATGTTTCTTCATCAATACTTGTAAAGAGTATAAATCAAAGCTTGGATGATATTAACTCTAGAGTTTTTAAGATAAATAAGTTTTCAAATAAAAATCCATTCATCTACTCTGTAAGTGTTTGGAGAGATTATTCTGTGAATTTAAATGATATAAGGGGTGAGTTTTTAAAACATGGAATTGAAATTTTAAAAACTGAAATTTCTTTAAATGCTATAAATTTTACACTCAAAGTAGATAATTTGCATATGCAATTAAACGATATTGATTTTGAAAATGAAGTTTTTATCCAAAGAGGCAAATCTAATTATCTTATAAATTTACATGGTGCTTCAAAAGTGTTTATATACCCACAGGAAAAAAGCCAGTGGCTAGCACTTATTAGGATTTATGATAAGGATTTGAAATATATTACAACCATACAAGAAACAAAACCAGTTTCTGAAGTTACGTTTGATATTTTTGATGATTATTATTATGCTCTTGTTGGCGATAGTGTTGATGTAAGCAATATAAAAGGTGGGCTGATTTTAAAATTTATTAAGGAGTAGGCTTTATGTTTGATGAGATTCGTTTCAATACAATTGAACGACTTCCAAATTATATTTTTGCTGAAGCTAATGCTATAAAAATGGCCGCAATAAGAAATGGTCAGGATATTATAGATTTTTTTATTGGAAATCCTAAAAGTAGAACTCTTCAACATATCGTAGATAAATTTTGCGAAAAAATAAATCAAGACAAAACTCATAGCTATTCGGTTTTGGTTGGAATTTATAAATTAAAATTAGCAATAAAGTTTTTATGAGAGATTGGTTGCTCTGTCAAAACAAGAGAGATTTTATATCATATCCGATATAGCGACTTTTGATAGATATAAAACACCAATTTTGACAAATGGCTGTGTTGCTGTAAGCCCCAGAGTTGGTTTTGGTAAAGTTGGTGGCAGCTATCTAAAAATAGCTTTATAGAAAATGAAAATATAATAAGACAAGTAGTAAGAAATATAAAAAAATATTTAAAAGAGTTTGAATGAATATAGCAGTTTTAGGTGTAGGAACAGTTGGGGAACAGGTTGTAAAGATATTACAAGAGCATAAAGATCTTATATTTGCAAGATCTGGCAAAGAGATAAATCCTGTTGTTGGAGTTGTAAAAAATTTAGAAAAAAACAGAGATGTAAATATAGAGCTTACTGATGATTTGGACTCTGTTTTAAACAGAACGGATATAGATGTTTATGTTGAGCTTATGGGTGGCATAGATAAATCATACGAAGTTGTAAAATATGCTTTGCAAAATAAAAAAGCTGTAGTTACAGCAAATAAAGCGCTTTTAGCTTATTATAGGTATGAGCTTCAAAAGATAGCTGGTGAAACTCCTTTTGGCTTTGAAGCTAGTGTCGCTGGTGCTATACCTATTATAAAATCTTTAAGAGAAGGTCTTAGTGCAAATAATATATGCTCTATAGAGGGCATAATGAACGGAACTAGCAACTATATCCTTACATCTATGATGAAAGGCGATACTGATTTTGCTGAGGCTCTTAAAAAAGCTCAAGAGCTTGGTTATGCAGAGGCTGATCCGACATTTGATATAGGTGGTTTTGATGCAGCACATAAGCTTTTAATACTTGCAAGTATAGCTTATGGTATCGATGCTAAACCAGAGGATATTTTGATAGAGGGAATTGACCGCATAAATAGAGCAGATATATTTTTTGTTAATGATTTTGAATACACGATAAAACTTTTAGGGATAGCGAAAAAAGTTGGAAACAAGGTAGAATTGAGAGTTCATCCTACGCTAATACCAAAAAATAAAATGTTAGCAAAAGTTGATGGTGTAATGAATGCTATAAGTGTTATAAGTGATTGTGCTGGAGAGAGTATGCTTTATGGTGCTGGAGCTGGTGGAAAAGCCACAGCAAGTGCTGTTATAAGTGATTTGATAGATATAGCCAGAGGCACAAATTTGCCTATGTTAGGATATAAAGAGCCACAAAAAGCAGGTAACTTTGAACTTTTACAAAAAGATCAGATACAAACAAAGTATTATTTTAGGCTTGAAGTTGAAGATAAAGTAGGTGTTTTAGCAACCATAACTAATATTATGAGTCAAAATAATCTATCAGTAGATAGCTTTTTGCAAAAACCGCATTTGATTTCAGATGATGATAATATGGCAACGCTATTTTTTATAACTCATACTAGTTATGAATCTGATGTAAATAATTTTATAGATTTAGTAAAAAAAGAAAGTTTTATAAAAGCCGAACCTTTTATGATGAGAATAGAGGAGTAGTTGGGACTAAAAGAGTATCTTTTTGGAAAAACAAGCGAAGATAAGGCTTGTGAATACCTGAAAGGCTTAGGGTTTAAAATTTTAGAAAGAAATTTTCATTCGAAATTTGGTGAGATAGACATAATTGCCATAGATGAAAATTCTATAGTTTCTTTTGTTGAGGTAAAGGCTAGTGAAAAATATGATGCTGCATTTAGACTAACAAAGGGAAAAATGGATAAAATTATAAAAACAATAAATTATTATTTGATGATAAATAAACTTGAGTATGATTTTGAGATAAGTTTTATTATTATTAATGGAGGTGAAATCAAATTAATAAGAAATATTAGTTTATAAAAATTATTATTTATATAAGATTTAAAATTTTTTGTGTATAATGGTGTTAAAATTATTTTAAGGAGATAAAAATGGGAAAATACATAGAACTTACATCAGAGAATTTTGATGTTGCAAAAGAGGGAGTTGCTTTGGTTGATTTTTGGGCACCTTGGTGTGGACCTTGCAGAATGTTAGCTCCTGTTATAGATGAATTGGCTGAGGAGTTTGATGGAAAAGCAAAAATTTGCAAGGTTAATACCGATGAAGTTCAAGAACTTGCTGTTGAGTATGGCATAAGATCAATCCCTACAATACTATTTTTTAAAGATGGCGAAGTTGTTGAGCAAATGGTAGGTGCTCAGTCAAAACAAGCTCTTGTAAGTAAGTTAAACTCACTTCTTTAATGAAAAAAACAAATAGAGGAAATCTTTTTCCTCTAACATATGTTTTTGCTTCGTTTTTTGGTGCTGCCATGATTGCTGGTGTGTTTGCATACAACAATTATCGTTTTTCACAATATAAATTTATTGATTTTTCTGAATTGCTTTTTTATGAACAAGGAGATATATTTGTTCCAAACAATGATGAATATATGCTTGTTGTTTACAGTTCAAATCAGTCAAATTTTTCAAAATTTGAAAACAATTTAAATATCAAAACCATAGCGATTGATATAATGCAAAAAAAACGTGAAAACAAATCAAATATAAGTTATATAAGCTCTGATATAAACACTATTTTAAAACTTTTAAATACATTCAATATCACAAGTATTCCAAGTAGCGTTAAGATAGTTCATCAAAAAAATCAGATTTATAAACAAGACTCAAAAATAAATAAAATTTAATCAAAGGAAATAAATATGCTTGATTTAGCTATTATAGGTGGTGGTCCAGCTGGTCTTAGTGCGGGGCTTTATGCAACTCGAGGCGGACTTAAAAATGTTGTAATGTTTGAAAAAGGTGAACCAGGTGGTCAAATAACATCTAGTTCTGAGATAGAAAACTATCCTGGACAAAAAAAACCTGGTGAGAGTGGTTTTGAGTTTATGAGTACATGGTTGGAACAATGTAGCCACTTTGGTCTAGTTAATAAATGGGCCAATGTTACTCAAGTTGTTCAAAATGAAGATAAAACTTTTACTATAAAATTAGATAATGGAGAAAGCGAATTAGCAAAAGCTGTAATAGTTTGCACTGGTTCAACTCCTCGTAGAGCTGGTTTTGAAGGCGAAAATAAATTCTTTGGTAGAGGCGTAAGCACCTGTGCTACTTGCGATGGATTTTTCTATAAAGATAAAGAGGTAGCTGTTTTAGGTGGTGGAGATACTGCTATTGAAGAGGCTTTATATTTATCAAATATTTGTTCAAAAGTTTATGTTGTTCATAGACGTGATGAGTTTAGAGCAGCTCCTATAACAGTTGAAAAAGCCAAGAAAAATGAAAAGATAGAGTTTATAACAAATGCAACAATCAAAGAAGCATATGGTGATAATACCGGCTTAAATGGTATTGTTTTAAATACTCCTGATGGCGAAAAAGAGCTTGAAGTTCCTGGTATATTTACATTTGTTGGTCTTAATGTGAATAATGAGATTTTAAAGCAAGATGATGGAAGTTTTATATGCAAAATGGATCAAAACGGACAAGTTGAAGTTGATTTAAAAATGAAAACAAGTGTAGATGGTCTTTTTGCTGCCGGTGATTTAAGAACTCAAGCCCCAAAACAAGTTGTTTCTGCTGCTGCTGATGGTGCGGTTGCTGCACTTAGTGTTTTAAGCTATATAGAGAGCTTGCATTAAGATTTAAATTTTAATAGCCGGGTTTGGGATTTAAAATCCGGCTTTTTATTCTTCGTATGCACCTATGGATAAAATTTTATCCATTCTAATTTTAACTAGTTCATCTTTATCTATCTTGCTTAATTCTTCTAATTGATTTAAGAAATAGTTTCCTAGCTCTTTTGCGGCATCTACTTTGTTTCTGTGTGCTCCATTGATAGGTTCATTGATGACATCATCAATAAGATTTAGTTTTTTTAAATCATCGGCTGTTATTTTCATGGCTTTTGTTGCTTGTTCTTGTTTGCTAGGATCGTTCCATAAGATAGCAGCACATCCCTCTGGAGATATTACCGAAAATATAGAGTTTTTCATCATTGCAAGTTTATCAGCAACTCCTATAGCTAAAGCTCCACCGCTTCCGCCTTCTCCTATAACTACAGCTATGGTTATGGTTTTTAAATTTGCAAACTCAAAAAGATTTTTAGCTATTGCTTCGCTTTGACCGCGTTCTTCTGCCCCTATTCCAGGATAGGCACCTGGTGTGTCTATTAGGAACAGTATAGGTAGATTAAACTTTTCTGCCATTTTAGCAACTCTTAAAGCTTTTCTGTAACCTTCAGGATTTGGCATACCAAAGTTTCTTTTTAATTTATTCTTTGTGCCTCTGCCTTTTTGTTCGCCTATAACAACGACTTTTTTACCACTTAAATATCCTATAAAACAAACTATTGCGGGATCATCACGAAATGCTCTATCTCCATGAATTTCATAATAATCAGATAGCAATAATCTCACATAGTCTATAGCGTATGGTCTGTCTGGATGTCTTGCAAGTTGCAAACGTTGATATTCATTTAAATTCTTATAAACTTTTGCAACTTCTTTTTCTAAGTTTTTATTTAAAATTTCAACGGCATGTTCATCGCCGCGTATTTTGGCTGTAGCGATATCATCATCTATTTGTTTGATATTTTTTTCAAAATCTAAATAGCTTGACATTGCTAAATCCTTTTTTAATCTAGTTTTTTAAATATAATAGAACCATTTGTGCCGCCAAAACCGAAAGAGTTACTCATAACAACTTTTAAGTCAGCTTTTCTAGCTACATTTGGAACATAGTCAAGATCACAATCAGGATCTTTTGTTGTTTGGTTTATAGTTGGAGGTATAATGCTATCTCTTATCGCCATGATTGATATAACAGCCTCTATAGCACCTGCTCCACCTAAACAATGTCCAGTTTGCCCTTTAGTTGAGGTTACAGGAGGACATTTATCTTTAAATACCTCTTTTAACGCAGCTGTTTCATTTTTGTCATTAACTGGTGTTGATGTTCCGTGAGCATTTACGTAATCAATCTTTATCTCTTCTCCAGCCATTTGTATAGCTTGTCTCATAGCATTTACAGGACCTTCAAGAGATGGAGCTGTTATGTGGTGTGCATCACCGCTTTCTCCAAAACCAACTATTTCAGCATATATTTTTGCACCTCTAGCCTTAGCACTTTCAAGCTCTTCTAAAACTAAAGCACCAGCACCTTCTCCTATTATAAATCCATCTCTGTCTGCATCAAATGGTCTTGATGCAAGTTCTGGCTCATCATTTCTTGTTGATAGCGCTTTCATAGCTGCAAATCCGCCAACTCCAGCACCGCATATGGTTGCCTCAGAGCCAATTGCCAACATTTGCTTCGCTTGTCCAAGCATTATGCACTTAGCAGCATGTGTTATAGCATGTGTGCCTGCTGCACAAGCTGTAACGCTAGATAGATTTGGTCCTTTAAGACCGTGATTGATAGAAACTATACCACCTAGCATATTAACAAGAGATGATGGGATAAAAAATGGTGAAATTTTTCTTGAACCCTTTTCTTCAAGGGTTACTGAGTTTTTTTGAATATTTGGCAATCCGCCTATTCCAGATGCTGAACTAACACCAAATCTAGTGGTGTCAAATCCTTCATCAAAATTTGCATCTTGCATTGCTTCTTTTGACGCTTTTATCCCAAGTTGTATGAAGCGATCCATTTTTTTTACTTCCTTTGCGTCAATCACACTTGTTGGCTCAAAGTCTGTTATTTCAGCTGCTATTTGGACAGGAAAGTCACTAGCATCAAACGATGTTATCTTTTTTACACCAGTTTTTCCATCACAAATAGCCTTAAAAGAGCTTTCTTTATCAAGACCTAGTGAAGTTATCATTCCAATACCTGTTACTACAACTCGCTTCAATACTTCTCCTTTAATTTTTTGATTTTATTACTTTCCTAGTTTTTCAATGTAAGTAACAACATCAGAAATACTTATAAGCTTTTCAGCTTCACTATCAGGTATTTCAACTTCAAATTTCTCTTCAAGAGCCATTACTAATTCAACTACATCAAGAGAGTCTGCACCAAGGTCTTCTATTATTTTAGATTCCAATTTAACAGCATCAGGCTCAACGCTCAGTTGCTCCACTACAACATCTCTAACATCTTCAAAAATTGCCATTTGTTTTTTCTCCTTATATAAAAATGGGTATTATTTTATAATATATAAGCTTTTGTTTATTTTAAATTGCGGATTAGCAACAAAAAATCAACATTATATTTTAGACTTATACGTATAAGCCACCATTTACTTTTAATACTTCACCGGTTGTATAGCTTGAATAATCACTTAGTAAAAATGCTACAGCATTAGCAACTTCTTCTGGATTTCCAAGTCTTTTAAGCGGTATGCTATCAACATACGCTTTTTTAATCTCTTCGCTTAAAACAGCCGTCATTTCAGTTTGTATAAATCCAGGAGTTATGCAATTAAATCTAACATTTCTACTAGCACCTTCTTTTGCAAAACTTTTTGTCATAGCTATCATTCCGCCCTTGCTAGCTGAGTAATTAACTTGTCCAGCGTTACCAGTTTCTCCAACTATTGAAGCTATATTTACTACTGAACCAAATCTTTTTTTACTCATTACTTTCAAAGCTTCTCTTGAGCCTATAAATGCTGATGTTAAGTTTGCATCTATTATGCTTGTAAACTCTTCTGTTTTCATTCTAAGGGCAAGTTTATCATTTGTGATACCAGCATTATTCACCAAATAGCTTAGCTCGCCATCGCTATCAATGATTAAATTTATACCTTTTATAAACTCATCTTCATCTGTTACATCAAATTTAATAACCGCTGCTTGTCCGCCATCTTTGTTTATCTCATTCATTAGCTCATCGGCAAGTTCTGGTTTTGAACGATAATTTATCCAAACTTTTAAACCCATTTTAGCTAAAACTCTTGCTATATCAGCGCCTATTCCACGACTAGCACCTGTTATAAGAACATTTTTTCCACTAAATTTCATATTTCTCCTTTTAAAAATTAAAATAACGCTTCATTCATTTCATCTGGTATTTTTAACCCCATCAGCTTTAAGACACTAGGGGCTATATTGCTTAATCCAAGATTTTGTTTTAATATTTTAACATCTTTTGCTATAACAAAGCAAAACACATCAAATGTGGTATGATTTGTAAGCATTTCTCCATTTTTATCACGCATCTCTTCACAGTTTCCATGATCGCTTGTTTGTATGTATGCATAGTCTTTTTGTTTTGCTTTGTCTATAATCTTTCCAAGACATTCATCTATGGCTTCTACTGACTTAACGGCTGCTTCGTAATTTCCTGTATGTCCTACCATATCGCCATTTGCAAAATTTACAACTATAAAATCAAACTCATTATCCATAGCATTTAAAACAGCATCGCATACCTCATATGCACTCATCTCTGGTTTTTCATCGTATGTTTTTACTTTCGGGCTAGGGACTAAGATCCTGGTTTCATTTTTAACCATATCTTCCACACCACCATTAAAAAAGAACGTTACGTGTGCATATTTTTCTGTTTCTGCTGTGTGAAATTGTCTTAATCCAGCATCTGCTATAACCTCAGATAGTGTATTTTTTAAAATTTCTTTTTTTATTAGTGTTGGAAAGCCAAACTTTGAATCATACTCTGTCATTGTTATAATATTTTTGATGATAAAATCTCTTTGAAATTCTTTAAAGTCCTTACAACCAAAAGTGGCAACAAGTTCTTTCATTCTGTCATTTCTGAAATTTATAAAAATTACACCATCTTCTTGTTTGATTCCATCAAATTCATTAAATGTAGCCGGTGTTATAAACTCATCAAACTCATTTTCATTATATCTTTGTTTTATGTATTCACTTGGCTTTATTTTAAGTGGTTTTAGTTTTGCAAAATATGCATCGTATGCTAATTTTACTCTTTCAAATCTATTGTCTCTATCCATAGTGTAAAATCTACCACTTATACTTGCTATATTCATTTTATTTTCGGCATTTTTTACAAAATCAAAAGCACTTTTTGGCGATACATCTCTACCATCTGTAATTATGTGTGCGAAGGTATTGCAGCCATTTTGTTTTGCTAGGTTATATATGTTATTAAAGTGATCCAAGTGTGAATGAACCCCACCATCTGAATATAATCCTATTATATGTATGTTTTTGCATTTTTTAAACATATCGTTAAGGTCGGTATTTTGTTCGAATTCTTTATTTTTTATTGCCAGGTCTATTTTTACTAGATTTTGATATATTATCCTACCGCTTCCTATGCTCATATGCCCCACTTCGGAGTTTCCCATCTGACCTTGTGGAAGACCTACAGCAAGTCCTGATGTTTTTATCAGAGTATTTGCGGTATTTTTAAACAGCCAATCAAATGTTGGTTTTTTTGCGGCACTAAATGCATTAAAATTGTTATCAGAATTAAAACCTATGCCATCAGTTATAACAAGTATGGTTTTTTGTCCCATTATAGGCTCCTAAAAGCTTTTAAATTTATATTTATTTTAGTGGCATTATACTAAAATTACCCTTTTTTAAAATAAAGGCTATAATTTGTTTTACTATCTATATGAATGTATAAATTTAAATTTCTTTCAGTATTTGACTGTTCGTTCAGGCATTGCTTTTTTTATATCTTTTTTGCTAACTATTATTATTATGCCAAAATTTATAGCTTGGGCTATTGCCAAAAATGCAAATCAACCCATCTATGAATTAGCTCCACAAACACATCAACAAAAGAGCAATATACCTACAATGGGAGGTGTGGTTTTTGTATTTACCGCAGTTATTGCAACCCTGCTTTGTGCTAGGCTAAATAATGCTTTTGTTATTATTTCATTGATGAGTTTAGTAGGTTTTTGTGCGATAGGTTTTTTTGATGATTTTTCCAAGATAGTGGGCAAAA
This genomic window contains:
- the gpmI gene encoding 2,3-bisphosphoglycerate-independent phosphoglycerate mutase, whose protein sequence is MGQKTILVITDGIGFNSDNNFNAFSAAKKPTFDWLFKNTANTLIKTSGLAVGLPQGQMGNSEVGHMSIGSGRIIYQNLVKIDLAIKNKEFEQNTDLNDMFKKCKNIHIIGLYSDGGVHSHLDHFNNIYNLAKQNGCNTFAHIITDGRDVSPKSAFDFVKNAENKMNIASISGRFYTMDRDNRFERVKLAYDAYFAKLKPLKIKPSEYIKQRYNENEFDEFITPATFNEFDGIKQEDGVIFINFRNDRMKELVATFGCKDFKEFQRDFIIKNIITMTEYDSKFGFPTLIKKEILKNTLSEVIADAGLRQFHTAETEKYAHVTFFFNGGVEDMVKNETRILVPSPKVKTYDEKPEMSAYEVCDAVLNAMDNEFDFIVVNFANGDMVGHTGNYEAAVKSVEAIDECLGKIIDKAKQKDYAYIQTSDHGNCEEMRDKNGEMLTNHTTFDVFCFVIAKDVKILKQNLGLSNIAPSVLKLMGLKIPDEMNEALF